Genomic segment of Xanthobacter dioxanivorans:
GTGGCGCTCACCTTCTTCCAGGCCGCCCCGACCGCCGAGATGGTGCCGAGGTTCAGATCCGCGTGGCCGCCGATATATTTCGTGCCGGCCTGGATGGAGATGTCCACGCCCGCCGCATGCGGCTTGAAGTAGAGCGGCGTCGCCCAGGTGTTGTCGATGAGGGTGGTGATGCCGCGCGCCCGCGCCACCGCGGCGATGGCCGGCACATCCTGCATCTCGAAGCTCTGCGAGCCGGGCGATTCGAGGAAGATGGCGCGGGTGTTGCCGCGGATGAACGCCTCGATGTCGGCGCCGGCGAGGGGATCGTAATAGCTGGTCTCGATGCCGAGCCGCTTCAGCACCTGGTCGCAGAAGGTGCGGGTGGGGCGGTAGGCCGTGTCCACCATGAGCAGGTGGTCGCCGGCGTCGAGCACAGACAGCAGGGAGAGGGAAACGGCGGACAGCCCCGAAGGGGTGAGGGCGACGCCGTCGCCGCCCTCGAGGGCCTTCAGCGCCGCCTCGAAGCTTTCGGTGGTGGGATTGCCGCGCCGCCCGTAGCTGTAGCGGCCGCGATGGTGGACGAGGTCGTCATATGTCGCGGAAAGCACCGTGGAGCCGCGCACCACCGGGGTATTCACGAACCCGTCGAAGCGCTGCGGGTCGCGGCCGGCATGTACGACTTTAGTCGCAGTCTGAAGCTCCGCGTTCGCCCCAGCCTTCGTTTCGGAACCGCCAGCCATCGCAGTCTCCTGTCCCAATGGTATCGCGCGGCCGTCCGGTACTATTGACCGCTCCGCGCCGAGGGTTTGAGATGGGCGGGATAGACGTCTTGGACCCTCCCGTCGAGCCGTGACATGCTGCACAGCAGCGCGATCGGCGCGGGGCCGGTCCGCAGGGGCGTCATCCCAAAGAAGGAACCTTCCGTGAAACGCATCCTCTTCGCAGCAGCAGGGCTCCTGTCGCTGGCTGGCGCCGTCAATGCAGCGACCCTCGACGACGTGAAGGCGAGAGGCGCTCTGACTTGTGGCGTGACCCAGGGGCTCCCCGGATTCTCCAATCCGAACGACAAGAACGAATGGAGCGGCCTCGACGTGGACTTCTGCCGCGCCATCGCGGCAGCGATCTTCAACGATCCCACGAAAGTGAAGTTCACGCCCCTCTCGGCCAAGGACCGCTTCACGGCGCTCACTTCCGGCGCCATCGACGTGCTGTCGCGCAACACCACCTGGACCATGTCCCGCGACACCACCCTCGGCTTCAACTTCGCCGGCGTCATGTATTATGACGGCCAGGGCTTCCTGATCCGCAAGACCGTGGGCCTGAAGTCGGCCAAGGAGCTGCAGGAGGCGTCCATCTGCGTGCAGCAGGGCACCTCCAACGAGCTGAATGTCGGCGACTATTTCCGCGCCAACAACATGAAATACCGCGAAGTGATCGCGTTCGCGACCATCGACGAGACGGTCAAGGCCTACGAATCCGGCCGCT
This window contains:
- a CDS encoding amino acid ABC transporter substrate-binding protein; the protein is MKRILFAAAGLLSLAGAVNAATLDDVKARGALTCGVTQGLPGFSNPNDKNEWSGLDVDFCRAIAAAIFNDPTKVKFTPLSAKDRFTALTSGAIDVLSRNTTWTMSRDTTLGFNFAGVMYYDGQGFLIRKTVGLKSAKELQEASICVQQGTSNELNVGDYFRANNMKYREVIAFATIDETVKAYESGRCDVFTSDRSQLASVRLKLTNPADHVLLPETISKEPLGPLVRHGDDQWFDLVKWTYFALLNAEELGITQKNVDEQVNSQNPDIKRLLGTDGKYGEGIGLTPDWVVRIVKATGNYGEIYDRNVGPATPLAIERGLNNLWTKGGIQYAPPVR
- the metC gene encoding cystathionine beta-lyase, coding for MAGGSETKAGANAELQTATKVVHAGRDPQRFDGFVNTPVVRGSTVLSATYDDLVHHRGRYSYGRRGNPTTESFEAALKALEGGDGVALTPSGLSAVSLSLLSVLDAGDHLLMVDTAYRPTRTFCDQVLKRLGIETSYYDPLAGADIEAFIRGNTRAIFLESPGSQSFEMQDVPAIAAVARARGITTLIDNTWATPLYFKPHAAGVDISIQAGTKYIGGHADLNLGTISAVGAAWKKVSATHGTMGITISPDDAALGARGLRTLAVRLDRHWRSGLEVAEWLAARPEVSRVLHPALPTDPGHAIWKRDFAGATGLFSFILKDVPDRAVAAFFDALTLFGMGYSWGGYESLAIPFNCADYRTATPWDVEGPAVRLHIGLEDVADLKADLDQAFARMHAAQ